A DNA window from Guyparkeria halophila contains the following coding sequences:
- a CDS encoding RelA/SpoT family protein yields MESGQTGTPVVATTAESHLTDVFFAPLAQHLAEYLDQADIARIRTAFEFGAQAHAGQTRKSGEPYISHPIAVAHILADLRMDEATMVAAILHDVVEDTDIVHDEIVAQFGEEVAHLVDGVSKLAQIRFKSKAEAQAANFRKMMMAMVEDVRVILIKLADRLHNMRTLGVMRPDKRRRIARETLDIYTPIANRLGLNAIRHELEDLGFASLHPLRHRILSEAVRRARGNRKEIVAGIQERFEQRFSHEGLVADSLAREKRPYSIYRKMQSKHLSFKEVFDVFAVRVLVDTVDDCYRALGIVHNLYKPLPGRFKDYIAIPKANGYQSLHTILFGPHGIPLEVQIRTHEMHQFAESGIAAHWLYKTQGDRGSVTQTRAREWLRDLLEIQQKAGNPQEFLESVKVDLFPDEVYVFTPMGEIIELPRRATAVDFAYAIHTDVGNTCVACKIDRRFAPLSTPLESGQTVEVITAPGAVPNPSWLSFVVTARARANIRAYLKHLQDAEAIRLGHRLLTKAMTAEGCDIEELDEPRIDKILREYHQESFNDLLREIGLGNRMAPLVVRLLKAEAGKLDPNEILGDGGNQAPVIISGTEGLVVSFAGCCHPVPGDAVVGFLSTGRGIVVHRQGCSNASDAGEHPERWLAVEWEAQPTGEYQSQISIQANNVRGGLARIAAAVSDAGSDIDDVRFDDRDVNLTIIDITVRVTDRIHLARVMRSIKQLRDVVRVSRH; encoded by the coding sequence ATGGAGAGCGGACAGACAGGGACGCCGGTCGTCGCCACGACGGCCGAGTCGCACCTGACTGACGTCTTCTTCGCCCCGCTGGCCCAGCACCTGGCCGAGTATCTCGACCAGGCGGACATCGCCCGGATTCGCACCGCGTTCGAGTTCGGCGCCCAGGCGCACGCCGGTCAGACCCGCAAGAGCGGCGAACCCTACATCAGCCACCCGATCGCGGTGGCGCACATCCTCGCGGACCTGCGCATGGACGAGGCCACCATGGTCGCGGCCATCCTGCATGACGTCGTCGAGGACACCGACATCGTCCACGACGAAATCGTCGCCCAGTTCGGCGAGGAAGTCGCCCACCTGGTCGATGGCGTCTCCAAGCTCGCCCAGATCCGCTTCAAGTCGAAGGCCGAGGCGCAGGCGGCGAACTTCCGCAAGATGATGATGGCGATGGTCGAGGACGTACGCGTCATCCTGATCAAGCTCGCCGACCGGTTGCACAACATGCGCACGCTCGGCGTGATGCGCCCGGACAAGCGCCGACGCATCGCGCGCGAGACGCTCGACATCTACACCCCGATCGCCAACCGCCTCGGTCTGAATGCCATCCGGCACGAGCTCGAGGACCTGGGCTTCGCCTCGCTCCACCCGTTGCGTCACCGCATCCTCAGCGAGGCGGTACGCCGCGCGCGCGGCAACCGCAAGGAGATCGTCGCCGGCATACAGGAGCGGTTCGAGCAACGCTTCTCCCACGAGGGCTTGGTCGCCGACAGTCTGGCGCGTGAGAAGCGGCCCTACTCCATCTACCGCAAGATGCAATCCAAGCACCTCTCTTTCAAGGAGGTGTTCGACGTCTTCGCGGTGCGCGTACTGGTGGACACGGTCGACGACTGCTACCGCGCGCTGGGGATCGTGCACAACCTTTACAAGCCACTGCCGGGGCGCTTCAAGGACTACATCGCGATCCCCAAGGCGAATGGCTACCAGTCGCTGCACACTATCCTATTCGGTCCGCACGGCATTCCGCTCGAGGTGCAGATCCGCACCCACGAGATGCACCAGTTCGCCGAGTCCGGCATCGCCGCCCACTGGCTGTACAAGACCCAGGGCGACCGCGGTTCGGTCACCCAGACCCGGGCGCGCGAGTGGTTGCGCGACCTGCTGGAAATCCAGCAGAAGGCCGGCAACCCGCAGGAATTCCTCGAGTCGGTCAAGGTCGACCTGTTCCCCGACGAGGTCTACGTCTTCACCCCGATGGGTGAGATCATCGAGTTGCCGCGGCGGGCCACGGCGGTCGACTTTGCCTACGCGATCCACACCGACGTCGGCAATACCTGCGTGGCCTGCAAGATCGACCGGCGTTTCGCGCCGCTGTCGACGCCGCTGGAGTCCGGCCAGACCGTCGAGGTGATCACCGCCCCGGGGGCAGTGCCCAACCCCAGCTGGCTGTCGTTCGTGGTCACGGCCCGCGCCCGGGCGAACATTCGCGCCTACCTCAAGCACCTGCAGGATGCCGAGGCGATCCGCCTGGGCCACCGATTGCTCACGAAGGCAATGACGGCCGAGGGCTGCGACATCGAAGAGCTCGACGAGCCACGCATCGACAAGATCCTGCGTGAATACCACCAGGAGAGCTTCAACGACCTGTTGCGCGAAATCGGTCTGGGCAATCGCATGGCCCCGCTGGTGGTGCGGCTGCTCAAGGCGGAGGCCGGCAAGCTCGATCCGAACGAGATCCTGGGTGACGGGGGCAACCAGGCGCCGGTCATCATCAGCGGCACCGAGGGGCTGGTGGTCAGTTTCGCCGGCTGCTGTCATCCGGTGCCCGGTGATGCCGTGGTCGGCTTTCTGTCGACCGGGCGCGGCATCGTCGTCCATCGCCAGGGCTGCTCGAATGCCAGCGATGCCGGCGAACACCCCGAACGCTGGCTGGCCGTGGAGTGGGAGGCGCAGCCTACCGGCGAATACCAGTCGCAGATCAGCATCCAGGCCAACAATGTGCGCGGGGGGCTGGCACGTATCGCCGCGGCGGTGTCGGATGCCGGCTCGGACATCGATGACGTGCGCTTCGACGATCGCGACGTGAACCTCACCATCATCGATATCACCGTACGTGTCACCGACCGGATCCATCTGGCCCGGGTGATGCGCTCGATCAAGCAATTGCGTGACGTGGTGCGCGTCTCGCGCCACTGA
- a CDS encoding metallophosphoesterase family protein, which translates to MGVHKTGMDLGDRDRVTVGLISDTHGTLERALLPLLAEVDVIVHAGDLLDPGELRQLTPTSGHVVVVRGNNDTPDQWPEGTEALLDTLPEQAYLTLPGGLLVVEHGHRVNPARRRHERLRGRHPEARAIVYGHTHRRVIDTDTTPWILNPGAAGRQRAFGGIGFLRLTATADEWWVEVMTLPKRGRDT; encoded by the coding sequence GTGGGTGTTCACAAGACCGGGATGGATCTCGGTGACCGCGACCGGGTCACGGTCGGCCTGATCAGCGACACGCACGGCACGCTCGAGCGTGCCCTGTTGCCGCTGCTGGCCGAAGTGGACGTGATCGTCCATGCCGGCGACCTGCTCGATCCCGGCGAACTGCGCCAGCTCACGCCGACCAGCGGCCACGTGGTGGTCGTGCGCGGCAACAACGACACCCCCGACCAGTGGCCGGAAGGAACCGAGGCGCTGCTCGACACCCTGCCCGAACAGGCGTACCTGACCCTGCCCGGCGGGCTGCTGGTGGTCGAGCACGGGCATCGCGTCAACCCCGCCAGGCGCCGCCACGAGCGACTGCGAGGCCGCCATCCCGAGGCGCGCGCGATCGTCTACGGCCACACCCATCGCCGCGTGATCGACACCGACACGACCCCCTGGATCCTCAATCCGGGCGCCGCCGGGCGCCAGCGGGCCTTCGGCGGCATCGGCTTTCTGCGTCTGACCGCCACCGCGGACGAGTGGTGGGTCGAGGTCATGACTCTCCCCAAGCGCGGCCGGGACACGTAG
- a CDS encoding putative bifunctional diguanylate cyclase/phosphodiesterase, translating into MMDRQHDISHWLEALPDPLVGRDADGRLCLINRAARAMPASSKLEGMFDDREGDTSPRLFSHPTREDADHRIYRHLHLGSHPDPAATPRELHLLQDVTGEKRAESALAETERLVRLLIDASPDVIQIKDGQGRWLLANQAALDLFRLEGLPWWGQGDDSLAELTEPAFRDAFYFCRQSDERAWKANELHRESEVIKSPEGEEQVFDTIKQPVFDADGQRHAMIVIARNITAQLRAQAEYEDLAIHDELTHLYNRRFFQIEAQRRLDELGRENRHAAVAVLDLDRFRSINDCHGHEEGDRVIRQMADRLRDLGAQQDWLVARLAGDEFAILAGDVEPSDGPEVLGGALRELVRHSFELETTNLILTASTGIAYWPSHSRHIAQLLTQADAAMFEAKKNEREPVAVFSPQLSERQIWRSEMLGALRDSLENERFHLVYQIQQDALGLAVTGVEALLRWDAPDPQLQCGPQDFIPFLEQSGLIVEVGGWVMTESACQAAEWGRETGEAITVSVNVSSVQLHARCFAERVARALEVSGLPPERLELELTETALVHDPEQAATMLDAVRELGVKLALDDFGTGYSSLSYLKRFSFDRLKIDQGFVRDILGDRNDLEIVRAIIAMGNALSLEIIAEGVETADQRDLLDALGCHSFQGYLIGRPTVAEAIRPLLGVRLL; encoded by the coding sequence ATGATGGATCGCCAACACGATATCTCGCATTGGCTCGAGGCATTGCCGGACCCGCTGGTGGGCCGGGATGCCGACGGCCGGCTGTGCCTGATCAATCGGGCGGCGCGCGCGATGCCGGCCAGCAGCAAGCTCGAGGGCATGTTCGACGACCGCGAGGGTGACACCTCTCCTCGGCTGTTCAGTCATCCGACCAGGGAGGATGCGGACCACCGCATCTATCGCCACCTTCACCTGGGATCGCATCCCGATCCCGCCGCCACCCCACGTGAACTGCACCTGCTGCAGGACGTCACCGGTGAGAAGCGCGCCGAATCGGCACTGGCCGAGACCGAGCGCCTGGTCCGCCTGCTGATCGACGCCAGTCCAGACGTGATCCAGATCAAGGACGGCCAGGGGCGCTGGCTGCTGGCCAACCAGGCGGCGCTCGACCTGTTCCGCCTCGAGGGCCTGCCCTGGTGGGGGCAGGGCGACGACTCATTAGCCGAGCTGACCGAACCGGCCTTCCGGGATGCCTTCTACTTCTGCCGCCAATCCGACGAGCGCGCCTGGAAGGCCAATGAACTCCATCGCGAGAGCGAAGTGATCAAATCGCCGGAAGGCGAGGAACAGGTCTTCGACACGATCAAGCAACCGGTCTTCGACGCCGACGGCCAGCGGCATGCCATGATCGTGATCGCGCGCAACATCACCGCCCAGCTGCGCGCCCAGGCCGAATACGAAGACCTGGCCATCCACGACGAACTGACCCATCTCTACAACCGTCGCTTCTTCCAGATCGAAGCCCAGCGCCGTCTCGACGAACTGGGCCGCGAGAACCGTCACGCGGCGGTCGCGGTGCTCGACCTCGACCGTTTCCGCAGCATCAACGACTGCCACGGGCACGAAGAGGGCGATCGGGTGATCCGCCAGATGGCCGACCGACTGCGCGACCTGGGTGCCCAGCAGGACTGGCTGGTCGCGCGGCTCGCCGGCGACGAGTTCGCCATCCTCGCCGGCGACGTCGAACCCAGCGATGGCCCCGAGGTGCTGGGCGGGGCGCTGCGCGAGCTGGTGCGTCACTCCTTCGAGCTCGAGACCACCAACCTGATCCTGACCGCCAGTACCGGCATTGCCTACTGGCCGTCCCACAGCCGCCACATCGCCCAGCTGCTTACCCAGGCGGATGCGGCCATGTTCGAGGCGAAGAAGAACGAACGCGAGCCCGTGGCGGTGTTCAGTCCACAGCTCTCGGAGCGACAGATCTGGCGCTCGGAGATGCTGGGCGCCCTGCGCGACAGCCTGGAAAACGAGCGTTTCCATCTCGTCTACCAGATCCAGCAGGACGCCCTCGGCCTGGCCGTCACGGGCGTGGAGGCCCTGCTGCGCTGGGACGCCCCCGATCCGCAATTACAGTGCGGCCCGCAGGACTTCATCCCCTTCCTGGAGCAATCCGGACTGATCGTCGAGGTCGGTGGCTGGGTGATGACCGAATCGGCCTGCCAGGCCGCCGAATGGGGCCGCGAGACCGGCGAGGCGATCACCGTCTCGGTGAATGTCTCCAGCGTTCAGTTGCACGCCCGCTGCTTTGCCGAGCGCGTCGCCCGCGCCCTGGAGGTATCCGGCCTGCCCCCGGAGCGACTGGAACTGGAACTCACCGAAACCGCGCTGGTCCATGACCCTGAACAGGCGGCAACGATGCTGGATGCGGTGCGCGAACTGGGCGTGAAGCTGGCGCTGGACGACTTCGGCACCGGCTATTCCTCGCTGAGCTACCTCAAGCGGTTCTCGTTCGACCGGCTGAAGATCGACCAGGGTTTCGTGCGCGACATCCTCGGCGACCGCAACGATCTGGAGATCGTCCGGGCGATCATCGCCATGGGCAACGCCCTGTCGCTCGAGATCATCGCCGAAGGGGTGGAAACCGCCGATCAGCGCGATCTGCTGGACGCGCTTGGCTGCCACTCCTTCCAGGGTTACCTGATCGGTCGCCCGACGGTCGCCGAGGCCATCCGCCCCTTGCTGGGCGTGCGACTGCTGTAA
- the rpoZ gene encoding DNA-directed RNA polymerase subunit omega has product MARVTVEDCLEKIPNRFELVLTAAKRARQIEHGAEPLVPMGKEKPTVIALRELGEGKIDRARIDEIEKQITLSRSEITEQEIRAELAQFADESAEGARPATPPTSDEA; this is encoded by the coding sequence ATGGCACGCGTAACCGTAGAAGATTGCCTGGAAAAGATTCCCAACCGTTTCGAGCTGGTGCTGACCGCCGCGAAGCGCGCCCGCCAGATCGAGCACGGCGCCGAGCCGCTGGTGCCGATGGGCAAGGAAAAGCCCACCGTCATCGCCCTGCGCGAGCTGGGCGAGGGCAAGATCGATCGCGCCCGGATCGACGAGATCGAGAAGCAGATCACGCTGTCTCGCTCCGAGATCACCGAGCAGGAGATCCGCGCCGAGCTGGCCCAGTTTGCCGACGAAAGCGCCGAGGGCGCCCGTCCGGCGACGCCGCCGACCAGCGACGAGGCCTGA
- a CDS encoding PfkB family carbohydrate kinase: MANVLGVGIATLDIINELDHYPAEDSEQRALSQRVELGGNVANSLRVLRQFGHPCDFAGVLAEDADGRRISDLMDRYGLETRHARRVDGHAPTSYITVNRATGSRTIVHYRDLPEFDLGAFMALDPSQYDWLHFEARACDETAAMLALVRARVTDQPISLEVEKDRPALDQLWSFPDIIFFSAAFARGRGFDQPAAFLREARGWAPQAILVLGWGSGGAWLSRPDEDEPAHVPAQPVDTIIDSIAAGDTLIAGFIHARARGMGSLESLEFAVRLAERKLSQAGLAGLGPDDPAADPDLLCRLDDLEPVDALGIWPQGRESSGGPAPLIVVREGERVCAWRNVCPHNGSPLSRDRHDFLETREGERQLRCNVHQAYFRLDDGLCTAGPCEGQRLEPVDLEQIGNRLYLADRATRRDERETPSGALAEKPNGMKDRG, encoded by the coding sequence ATGGCGAACGTGCTGGGCGTGGGGATTGCCACGCTGGACATCATCAACGAGCTTGATCACTACCCGGCCGAGGACAGCGAGCAGCGCGCACTGTCCCAGCGGGTCGAGCTGGGCGGCAATGTCGCCAACAGCCTGCGAGTGCTGCGTCAGTTCGGCCATCCCTGTGATTTCGCCGGGGTGCTGGCCGAGGATGCTGACGGGCGGCGCATCAGTGACCTGATGGATCGATACGGCCTGGAGACCCGCCACGCGCGCCGGGTGGACGGCCACGCGCCGACGTCCTACATCACCGTCAACCGCGCCACCGGCAGCCGCACGATCGTGCACTACCGCGATCTGCCGGAATTCGACCTGGGCGCGTTCATGGCCCTCGACCCAAGCCAATACGACTGGCTGCATTTCGAGGCGCGCGCCTGCGACGAGACCGCCGCCATGCTCGCGCTGGTCCGGGCACGGGTCACCGACCAACCCATCTCGCTGGAGGTGGAGAAGGATCGCCCGGCGCTCGACCAGCTCTGGTCGTTCCCGGACATCATCTTCTTCTCCGCCGCCTTCGCGCGCGGCCGCGGCTTCGATCAGCCGGCGGCCTTCCTGCGCGAGGCCCGTGGCTGGGCGCCGCAGGCGATCCTGGTGCTCGGTTGGGGCAGCGGCGGGGCCTGGCTGTCACGCCCCGACGAGGACGAGCCCGCTCATGTTCCGGCCCAACCGGTCGATACGATCATTGACAGCATCGCCGCCGGCGACACGTTGATCGCCGGATTCATCCACGCCCGCGCACGCGGCATGGGGTCGCTGGAGTCGCTGGAATTCGCCGTGCGACTGGCCGAGCGCAAGCTGTCCCAGGCCGGACTGGCCGGGCTGGGACCCGACGACCCGGCCGCCGACCCGGACCTGCTTTGCCGGCTTGATGACCTCGAGCCGGTCGACGCCCTGGGCATCTGGCCGCAGGGGCGCGAGTCGTCCGGCGGACCGGCACCACTGATCGTGGTCCGCGAGGGCGAACGGGTCTGTGCCTGGCGCAATGTCTGTCCGCACAACGGCTCGCCGCTGTCGCGCGATCGGCACGATTTTCTCGAAACCCGCGAGGGTGAGCGACAGCTGCGATGCAACGTGCATCAGGCCTATTTCCGTCTCGACGATGGCCTGTGCACCGCCGGTCCCTGCGAAGGGCAACGGCTCGAACCCGTCGATCTGGAACAGATCGGCAACCGCCTCTACCTGGCCGATCGTGCAACTCGGCGAGATGAACGAGAAACGCCCTCGGGGGCGCTTGCTGAGAAGCCCAATGGGATGAAGGATCGGGGATGA
- a CDS encoding SO_0444 family Cu/Zn efflux transporter, which produces MMQWFNELWFLTLEAAPWLLLGLVIAALIKAFSDQLAIVKYLSGESTGAIVRASLIGAPLPLCSCGVVPAVLGLKDAGAGRGPSMAFLVATPETGPDSISVSYGLLGPVYAIARPIAAIIGAIVTGLISGRLAGSMTPESAATNDSVATDCCGGEESKPTAACCDSNPSSTGHCDEGESTSNACCGSPTTTDAAAPGTRERLAGGFSYAFGQVLIDIVPWMVFGLAIAATAVVLIPEGFFDNAWGLVGSYALMAVIGIPMYVCATASTPIAAGLLVAGMSPGAALVFLLAGPATNIGTLGILRKHFGNRLIGVYLVTVIACALVAGISLDLLWGVFDWSLPSGAAADHAMDANGIGLAALAVLASVTIHAYWRRRPARRVPGHGSGEGACGCSQDRDGSR; this is translated from the coding sequence ATGATGCAATGGTTCAACGAGCTGTGGTTCCTGACGCTGGAGGCCGCCCCCTGGCTGCTGCTGGGGTTGGTGATCGCCGCGCTGATCAAGGCATTCTCCGACCAGCTGGCAATCGTCAAATACCTCTCGGGTGAGTCGACCGGCGCGATCGTCCGGGCCTCGCTGATCGGCGCGCCGCTGCCGCTGTGTTCCTGCGGCGTGGTGCCGGCGGTGCTGGGGCTGAAGGACGCCGGTGCCGGGCGCGGGCCGTCGATGGCCTTCCTGGTCGCGACACCGGAGACCGGGCCGGACTCGATCAGCGTCAGCTATGGGCTGCTCGGGCCGGTCTATGCCATCGCCCGCCCGATCGCGGCGATCATCGGCGCGATCGTCACCGGGCTGATCAGCGGCCGGCTGGCCGGGTCAATGACGCCCGAGTCAGCCGCGACAAACGACTCGGTCGCCACCGACTGCTGTGGTGGAGAGGAGAGCAAACCCACCGCCGCCTGCTGTGACTCCAACCCGTCGAGCACCGGCCATTGCGACGAGGGCGAATCCACGTCGAACGCCTGCTGCGGCAGCCCAACGACGACGGACGCCGCGGCGCCGGGTACCCGCGAGCGCCTCGCCGGTGGTTTTTCCTATGCCTTCGGCCAGGTGCTGATCGACATCGTGCCGTGGATGGTCTTTGGCCTGGCCATCGCCGCCACCGCGGTGGTGCTGATCCCGGAGGGCTTTTTCGACAACGCCTGGGGGCTGGTGGGCAGCTATGCCCTGATGGCGGTGATCGGCATCCCGATGTACGTCTGCGCGACCGCCTCCACCCCGATCGCCGCCGGCCTGCTGGTCGCCGGCATGTCGCCGGGGGCGGCGCTGGTGTTCCTGCTGGCCGGACCGGCGACCAATATCGGCACGCTCGGCATACTGAGAAAGCATTTCGGCAATCGCCTGATCGGGGTGTACCTCGTGACCGTGATCGCCTGCGCCCTGGTCGCCGGGATCAGCCTGGATCTGTTGTGGGGCGTGTTCGACTGGAGCCTGCCGAGCGGCGCGGCGGCCGACCATGCCATGGACGCGAACGGGATCGGGCTGGCCGCGCTGGCGGTGCTCGCCTCCGTCACCATTCACGCCTACTGGCGCCGCCGGCCGGCCCGGCGGGTGCCAGGCCACGGATCAGGGGAGGGAGCCTGTGGGTGTTCACAAGACCGGGATGGATCTCGGTGA
- a CDS encoding RidA family protein, whose protein sequence is MSRREIIHTDDAPAAIGPYSQAVRAGDTVYLSGQIALDPASMTLVEGGIEAQTRRVFDNLTAVCRAAGGELADVVKLQIYLPDLSHFETVNGIMKEYLSEPFPARAALGVRALPKGAEVEIDGVMVLPD, encoded by the coding sequence ATGAGCCGACGCGAAATCATCCACACCGACGACGCCCCGGCCGCGATCGGCCCCTATTCCCAGGCCGTGCGTGCCGGCGATACCGTTTACCTCTCCGGGCAGATCGCCCTGGACCCGGCCAGCATGACGCTGGTCGAGGGTGGCATCGAGGCGCAGACCCGGCGCGTGTTCGACAACCTCACCGCCGTCTGCCGCGCGGCCGGTGGCGAGCTTGCGGACGTGGTCAAGCTGCAGATCTACCTGCCGGACCTGTCGCACTTCGAGACCGTCAACGGCATCATGAAGGAATACCTGAGCGAACCGTTCCCGGCTCGCGCGGCGCTGGGGGTACGCGCCCTGCCCAAGGGCGCCGAGGTGGAAATCGACGGGGTGATGGTCCTCCCCGACTGA
- a CDS encoding DUF481 domain-containing protein: protein MKTRHLLLATPLALAPLTIQPVTAADGETDNGWTGSAELGASMTTGNTESSTINGKLKLGYVTGPWTHRFRLETLQSSEDGEDTANRTLGEFESNYALTERDYLFGVLRGTHDEFSGYKYQTSVAAGYGRKLWISERGSWDAEIGPGMRIAETEAGERETNAIARLSSGFEYRFSDYAKFNQDVTVLAGQDNTEIESVTGLSSSLTETLAMKLSYTILHNTDVPAGTEKTDTYTSINLVYDFR, encoded by the coding sequence ATGAAGACCCGTCACCTGCTGCTGGCCACGCCGCTGGCCCTGGCCCCGCTCACCATCCAGCCGGTCACGGCCGCTGACGGCGAGACCGACAACGGCTGGACCGGCTCGGCCGAGCTGGGCGCCTCGATGACCACCGGCAACACCGAATCCTCCACCATCAACGGCAAGCTCAAGCTGGGCTACGTGACCGGCCCCTGGACCCACCGGTTCCGCCTCGAGACCCTCCAGTCCAGCGAAGACGGCGAGGACACGGCCAACCGGACGCTGGGGGAGTTCGAAAGCAACTATGCGCTGACCGAACGCGACTACCTGTTCGGCGTACTGCGCGGCACCCACGACGAATTCTCCGGCTACAAGTACCAGACCAGCGTCGCCGCCGGTTACGGCCGCAAGCTGTGGATCTCCGAGCGTGGCTCCTGGGACGCCGAGATCGGTCCGGGTATGCGCATCGCCGAGACCGAGGCCGGCGAGCGCGAGACCAACGCCATCGCCCGCCTCTCGAGCGGCTTCGAGTACCGCTTCTCCGACTACGCCAAGTTCAACCAGGACGTCACGGTGCTCGCCGGCCAGGACAACACCGAGATCGAGTCGGTCACCGGCCTGTCTTCCTCGCTCACCGAGACGCTGGCGATGAAGCTGTCCTACACGATCCTGCACAACACCGATGTGCCGGCGGGCACCGAGAAGACCGATACCTACACCTCGATCAACCTGGTCTACGACTTCCGCTAG
- a CDS encoding DUF2157 domain-containing protein produces the protein MDVHRRDLMRAAEDGVLEPETAEALWTYLGQQESGPRFRAAHILYYLGGFVAMAALGLFIGQAWDAWSGWPMLVLAGGFALLGLGLTRRFLDQGLMIPAGVTLTFAISMTPIVVFSIQQILGVWSGPFTVTDYHRWIDWRWIFMELATLAVAAVALWRYRLPFLVFLVACTLWYLQMDLVPFLFDTWEERWEMRKLVSVLSGAAMLVLAFGIELRGGRRPDWAFWLYLAGVAAFSGGLTAMDSDSELGALAYLLVHLGLIGIGAALRRRTLAVFGAFGVAAYLGHLARLFEDTLAFPAILAFTGLGIIFGGVLWQRHEAGITATLRGWLPARLRRLLEEIE, from the coding sequence ATGGATGTTCACCGCAGGGACCTGATGCGGGCCGCCGAAGACGGCGTACTGGAACCGGAAACCGCCGAGGCGCTCTGGACGTACCTCGGCCAGCAGGAAAGCGGGCCGCGTTTCCGTGCGGCACACATCCTCTACTACCTGGGCGGCTTTGTCGCCATGGCCGCGCTGGGACTGTTCATCGGCCAGGCCTGGGATGCCTGGTCCGGCTGGCCGATGCTGGTGCTCGCCGGCGGCTTTGCCCTGCTCGGGCTGGGGCTGACGCGCCGATTCCTCGACCAGGGGCTGATGATTCCCGCCGGGGTAACCCTCACCTTCGCCATCTCGATGACGCCCATCGTCGTCTTCAGCATCCAGCAGATCCTGGGCGTGTGGAGCGGGCCCTTCACAGTGACGGACTACCATCGCTGGATCGACTGGCGCTGGATCTTCATGGAGCTCGCCACGCTGGCCGTCGCGGCCGTCGCCCTGTGGCGCTACCGTCTGCCGTTCCTCGTCTTCCTGGTGGCATGCACGCTCTGGTACCTGCAGATGGACCTGGTGCCGTTCCTGTTCGACACGTGGGAGGAACGCTGGGAGATGCGCAAGCTGGTCTCGGTGCTTTCCGGCGCGGCCATGCTGGTGCTTGCGTTCGGCATCGAGTTGCGCGGCGGGCGGCGGCCCGACTGGGCCTTCTGGCTCTACCTGGCGGGGGTGGCGGCGTTTTCCGGCGGGCTGACTGCCATGGACTCGGACAGCGAGCTGGGCGCGCTGGCCTACCTGCTGGTCCACCTGGGGCTGATCGGGATCGGTGCGGCGCTGCGCCGGCGAACCCTTGCCGTGTTCGGTGCCTTCGGCGTGGCCGCCTACCTGGGCCACCTGGCGAGGCTGTTCGAAGACACGCTTGCCTTCCCGGCGATCCTCGCCTTCACCGGACTGGGGATCATCTTTGGCGGGGTGCTCTGGCAACGCCACGAGGCAGGGATCACCGCCACCCTGCGCGGCTGGCTGCCGGCACGGCTGCGGCGGCTGCTCGAGGAGATCGAGTAA
- a CDS encoding BolA family protein translates to MTTRAQWIEQTLRDTLEPSYLEITDESTQHAGDRVESHFRVVVVSEQFDGLPLIRRHRLAQNPLKPAFEQGLHALALHTYSPAEWQERQDAPASPACQGGGH, encoded by the coding sequence ATGACGACACGTGCACAATGGATCGAGCAGACCCTGCGCGATACGCTCGAGCCGAGTTATCTCGAGATCACCGACGAGTCGACGCAGCACGCCGGCGACCGCGTCGAGAGCCACTTCCGCGTGGTGGTAGTCAGCGAGCAATTCGACGGCCTGCCCCTGATCCGCCGCCACCGACTGGCGCAGAACCCGCTCAAGCCGGCCTTCGAGCAGGGCCTGCACGCCCTGGCCCTGCACACGTACAGCCCCGCCGAGTGGCAGGAGCGCCAGGACGCCCCGGCCTCGCCGGCCTGCCAGGGCGGAGGCCACTGA